A window from Salmo trutta chromosome 29, fSalTru1.1, whole genome shotgun sequence encodes these proteins:
- the il12b2 gene encoding interleukin-12 subunit beta, with amino-acid sequence MTVVPWVIMLLCVILPRVNGLTSFHEFYMVDKGDSLVTLTCPTAFSGAMTWKYEAEDLDKTQVQGHNLILNEVDWYGEYSCWDGDRKLGSIYLLEELKDPEEQDDYLISCRAKSYGCTFNCSWTRSEFTAVRLGLGHDCTDSQESCTWVYPTTSLQDGGLEFELTHSLSPYTEETAPLVVTVEAITRQEYLRKTKRFYLHDIVQPDSPAGMKCQVMDQRLKVKVEPPATWNCPPSYFPLEHQIGYIFKDNGKEEHSMNPLIPRGVSKLRVRSRDPLVPSPWSQWTPWKNVVTGGKKEEKCKEKRKGKDSICCKTGEKKGTKTKSRSAFTANE; translated from the exons ATGACTGTAGTACCATGGGTCATCATGCTCCTCTGTGTTATTCTACCGAGAGTGAATGGTCTCACCTCCTTCCATGaattct acatggTTGATAAGGGGGACAGTTTGGTGACTCTGACATGTCCCACGGCATTCTCTGGCGCTATGACGTGGAAGTACGAGGCTGAGGATTTAGACAAAACTCAGGTCCAAGGCCATAACCTGATACTGAATGAGGTGGACTGGTATGGAGAATACAGCTGCTGGGATGGAGACAGGAAACTAGGATCCATCTATCTACTGGAGGAGCTGAAGGACCCGGAGGAACaggacg ATTATTTAATCAGCTGTCGGGCCAAGTCTTATGGCTGCACCTTTAACTGTAGCTGGACCCGCAGTGAATTCACAGCTGTCCGTCTTGGGCTGGGCCATGACTG TACTGACAGCCAGGAATCTTGCACCTGGGTGTACCCAACGACCAGCCTCCAAGATGGAGGGTTGGAGTTTGAACTGACACATTCACTTTCACCCTACACTGAGGAGACTGCTCCCCTAGTGGTCACTGTTGAGGCCATCACCAGGCAGGAGTACCTCAGGAAGACTAAGAGGTTCTACCTACATGACATTG TCCAGCCAGACAGTCCTGCAGGGATGAAGTGCCAGGTGATGGATCAGAGATTGAAGGTGAAAGTAGAACCACCAGCCACCTGGAACTGTCCGCCCAGCTACTTCCCTCTGGAGCACCAGATAGGATACATTTTTAAAGACAACGGAaag GAGGAGCACTCTATGAATCCTCTCATACCGAGAGGGGTCAGTAAGCTGAGGGTCCGCTCCAGAGACCCCCTGGTCCCTTCCCCCTGGAGCCAGTGGACCCCCTGGAAAAAT GTGGTTACGGGAGGCAAAAAGGAGGAGAAATGCAAAGAGAAACGCAAAGGAAAAGATAGCATCTGCTGCAAGACAGGAGAAAAGAAGGGGACCAAGACTAAGTCGAGATCTGCATTCACTGCTAATGAATAA